One part of the Streptomyces nigra genome encodes these proteins:
- a CDS encoding SCO6745 family protein yields the protein MDAGRVRQLWHLLEPLHAVMYYAPEVFEEAAALGYATDERWPSYFPFRAAPLGAVGVESVASAFYSFSPRMVAEHIEPAWKTAGPEAVLRARVTGIDRLYRRLFGDRVDGPGPAELTALVRRAAEAADTAGRPLAAANAALEWPEAPHLQLWHAATILREHRGDGHIAALLVAGLDPVESLVSFAATGAASVERFESRGWSAEEWAAARERLVTRGLVDGNGVATDAGRALRRKVEADTDRLAAAPWQALTVTEVDRLVELLGDFWVAVLSSGLLPSENTLGIGKV from the coding sequence ATGGACGCCGGTCGGGTGCGACAGCTCTGGCATCTGCTGGAGCCGCTGCACGCGGTGATGTACTACGCGCCCGAGGTGTTCGAGGAGGCGGCGGCGCTCGGATACGCGACCGACGAGCGCTGGCCGAGCTACTTCCCGTTCCGGGCCGCCCCGTTGGGAGCGGTCGGCGTGGAGAGCGTCGCGTCCGCGTTCTACAGCTTCAGCCCGCGCATGGTCGCCGAACACATCGAGCCCGCGTGGAAGACGGCGGGCCCGGAGGCGGTGCTGCGGGCTCGGGTCACCGGGATCGACCGGCTCTACCGCAGGCTGTTCGGCGACCGGGTGGACGGTCCCGGGCCGGCCGAGCTTACGGCCCTGGTCCGGCGCGCGGCGGAGGCGGCGGACACCGCGGGCCGTCCGCTCGCGGCGGCCAACGCCGCCCTGGAGTGGCCGGAGGCCCCGCACCTCCAGCTCTGGCACGCGGCGACGATCCTGCGCGAGCATCGGGGCGACGGCCATATAGCCGCCCTGCTGGTGGCCGGCCTGGACCCCGTCGAGTCGCTCGTGTCCTTCGCCGCGACAGGGGCCGCGTCCGTGGAGCGCTTCGAGAGCCGTGGCTGGAGCGCCGAGGAGTGGGCGGCGGCGCGGGAACGCCTTGTGACCCGGGGCCTGGTCGACGGGAACGGTGTGGCCACGGACGCGGGCCGCGCGCTGCGCCGCAAGGTTGAGGCGGACACGGATCGCCTCGCCGCCGCACCCTGGCAGGCGCTCACGGTGACGGAGGTGGACCGCCTCGTGGAACTGCTCGGCGACTTCTGGGTGGCGGTGCTGTCCTCGGGGCTGCTGCCGTCTGAGAACACGCTGGGGATCGGCAAGGTCTGA
- a CDS encoding DUF2079 domain-containing protein: MPTRAAASNQDASSDPAIAVTGPRAGESPVPGAGRWDAWVLAGVLFAGYAIVSVGRYRHLGQRSWDLGIFEQVVRSYAHLQAPVADLKGPGFNILGDHFSPVTVLLAPLYRLFPSSVTLLVAQAALFALSAVPVARAAARLLGRGRGLAVGVSYGLSWGIQEAVDFDFHEICFAVPLIAFALEALLARRWRAALLWALPLVLVKEDLGFTLSALAVVVAWRARGTSPRAARYAAGVAVFGAVAVALTLLVLIPAFNSAGSYDYWNKVGESGGGGPLDGLDTKLRTLGWILIPTTGLLALRSPLLLVALPTVGWRFVSSYPQYWGTDWHYSAVLMPVVALALVDAVHTARNSPLPWLRSYAQHLPAAVAGASLALTTSLPLAAVTETEIYRKPERVTAIERLLDTVPDGASVEANIAPISRLTSRCRVFWVSNTQGVEPDYIALDNSRKRHRDVEAYAGRLHPGVRYTVRGTAYGVVLLERQGG, encoded by the coding sequence ATGCCCACCCGTGCCGCCGCCTCGAACCAGGACGCCTCCTCGGACCCCGCGATAGCCGTAACCGGCCCGCGTGCCGGGGAGTCGCCGGTGCCCGGAGCGGGCCGGTGGGACGCCTGGGTGCTGGCCGGTGTGCTGTTCGCCGGGTACGCGATCGTCTCCGTGGGGCGGTACCGCCATCTGGGGCAGCGCTCGTGGGACCTCGGCATCTTCGAGCAGGTCGTGCGCTCCTACGCGCACCTCCAGGCGCCGGTCGCCGATCTGAAGGGCCCGGGGTTCAACATCCTCGGTGACCACTTCAGCCCGGTGACCGTGCTCCTTGCACCGCTCTACCGGCTGTTCCCGTCCTCCGTCACCCTGCTCGTCGCGCAGGCGGCGCTGTTCGCGCTGTCCGCCGTCCCGGTCGCCCGGGCCGCCGCCCGGCTGCTGGGCCGCGGGCGCGGGCTGGCGGTCGGCGTCTCGTACGGGCTGTCCTGGGGCATCCAGGAGGCCGTCGACTTCGACTTCCACGAGATCTGCTTCGCGGTGCCGCTGATCGCCTTCGCGCTGGAGGCGCTGCTGGCCCGGCGCTGGCGGGCCGCCCTGCTGTGGGCGCTGCCGCTGGTCCTCGTGAAGGAGGACCTGGGGTTCACGCTGAGCGCCCTCGCCGTGGTCGTCGCCTGGCGGGCGCGCGGCACCTCCCCGCGCGCGGCCCGGTACGCGGCCGGTGTCGCCGTGTTCGGTGCCGTCGCCGTCGCCCTCACCCTGCTGGTGCTGATACCGGCGTTCAACTCGGCGGGCTCCTACGACTACTGGAACAAGGTGGGCGAATCGGGCGGCGGGGGGCCGCTGGACGGTCTGGACACCAAGCTCCGCACCCTCGGCTGGATCCTGATCCCGACGACCGGGCTGCTCGCCCTGCGCTCCCCACTGCTGCTGGTGGCGCTGCCCACCGTCGGCTGGCGGTTCGTGTCCTCCTACCCGCAGTACTGGGGGACGGACTGGCACTACAGCGCCGTCCTGATGCCGGTCGTCGCGCTCGCCCTCGTCGACGCCGTGCACACCGCCCGAAACAGCCCGCTGCCGTGGCTCAGGTCGTACGCCCAGCACCTTCCGGCCGCCGTCGCGGGCGCCTCCCTGGCGCTGACGACCTCGCTGCCGCTGGCCGCCGTGACCGAGACCGAGATCTACCGCAAGCCGGAGCGGGTCACCGCGATCGAGCGGCTGCTCGACACCGTCCCGGACGGCGCGTCCGTCGAGGCGAACATCGCCCCGATCAGCCGGCTCACCTCGCGCTGCCGGGTGTTCTGGGTCAGCAACACCCAGGGCGTCGAGCCGGACTACATCGCCCTGGACAACTCGCGCAAGCGCCACCGCGACGTCGAGGCCTACGCCGGACGTCTGCATCCCGGTGTCCGGTACACCGTCCGGGGCACGGCCTACGGGGTCGTCCTGCTGGAGCGGCAGGGCGGCTGA
- a CDS encoding HNH endonuclease family protein, protein MRRLRGGAATAAAVLGTALLLGGCENVELPAPDGTSGAGPAAGSGRATSPLDNPDGTKPGLAPLTSDADRAEARALIEKVATKGRGPRTGYEREAFGYAWMDSAPGGVPFSRNGCDTRNDLLKRDGQGVRFRSGSDCVVMSMTLDDPYTGRTIEWTKSKATSVQIDHVMPLSYDWQMGASRWPEGKRQDIANDPLNLLPVDGPTNSSKGDSGPASWLPPSKPIRCSYAVRFAQVSLKYEPPVTKADKEMMLRQCGG, encoded by the coding sequence GTGAGGCGTCTGAGGGGTGGGGCGGCGACCGCCGCGGCGGTGCTCGGTACGGCACTGTTGCTGGGAGGCTGCGAGAACGTCGAGCTGCCCGCACCGGACGGCACGTCCGGCGCCGGCCCGGCCGCGGGATCGGGCCGCGCCACGAGCCCGCTGGACAACCCGGACGGCACGAAGCCGGGCCTTGCGCCTCTCACCTCGGACGCCGACCGGGCCGAGGCCCGCGCCCTCATCGAGAAGGTCGCGACAAAGGGCCGCGGCCCGAGAACCGGCTACGAACGCGAAGCGTTCGGCTACGCGTGGATGGACTCGGCACCCGGCGGAGTCCCGTTCTCCCGCAACGGCTGCGACACGCGCAACGACCTCCTGAAGCGCGACGGCCAGGGCGTCCGCTTCCGTTCCGGCTCCGACTGTGTGGTGATGTCGATGACGCTGGACGACCCGTACACGGGCCGGACCATCGAGTGGACCAAGTCCAAGGCCACCAGTGTGCAGATCGACCACGTCATGCCGCTGTCCTACGACTGGCAGATGGGCGCCTCCCGGTGGCCGGAGGGCAAACGGCAGGACATCGCCAACGACCCGCTCAACCTGCTCCCTGTCGACGGCCCCACCAACAGCTCCAAGGGCGACTCGGGACCCGCCTCCTGGCTGCCGCCGAGCAAGCCGATCCGGTGCTCGTACGCGGTCCGCTTCGCCCAGGTCTCCCTCAAGTACGAACCGCCGGTGACGAAGGCGGACAAGGAGATGATGCTGCGCCAGTGCGGCGGCTGA
- the mfd gene encoding transcription-repair coupling factor, producing the protein MSLHGLLDAVVKDTALAEAITAAADGNRMHVDLVGPPAARPFAIAALARESGRTVLAVTATGREAEDLAAALRSLLPEQGVVEYPSWETLPHERLSPRSDTVGRRLAVLRRLAHPRPDDPETGPVSVVVAPVRSVLQPQVKGLGDLEPVALRSGQTADLNAVVDALAAAAYARVELVEKRGEFAVRGGILDVFPPTEEHPLRIEFWGDDVEEIRYFKVADQRSLEVAEHGLWAPPCRELLLTDEVRERARVLAEQHPELGELLGKIAEGIAVEGMESLAPVLVDDMELLLDVLPKGSMAVVADPERVRTRAADLVATSQEFLQASWAATAGGGEAPIDVGAASLWSIADVRDRARELDMMWWSVSPFAADDELDADTLKLGMRAPEAYRGDTAKALADTKGWLADGWRTVFVTEGHGPAARTVEVLGGEGVPARLTIDLDEISPSVVHVACGCIDYGFVDPALGLAVLTETDLTGQKAAGREGARMPARRRKTIDPLTLEAGDYIVHEQHGVGRYIEMVQRTVQGATREYLVVEYAPAKRGQPGDRLYIPTDQLEQITKYVGGEAPTLHRLGGADWTKTKARAKKAVKEIAADLIKLYSARMAAPGHAFGGDTPWQRELEDAFPYAETPDQLTTIAEVKEDMEKSVPMDRLICGDVGYGKTEIAVRAAFKAVQDGKQVAVLVPTTLLVQQHFGTFSERYSQFPVNVRALSRFQTDTEARAVLEGLRDGSVDVVIGTHRLFSSETKFKDLGLVIVDEEQRFGVEHKEQLKKLRANVDVLTMSATPIPRTLEMAVTGIREMSTITTPPEERHPVLTFVGPYEEKQIGAAIRRELLREGQVFYIHNRVESIDRAAARLREIVPEARIATAHGQMSEQALEQVVVDFWEKKFDVLVSTTIVESGIDISNANTLIVERGDNFGLSQLHQLRGRVGRGRERGYAYFLYPPEKPLTETAHERLATIAQHTEMGAGMYVAMKDLEIRGAGNLLGGEQSGHIAGVGFDLYVRMVGEAVADYRASLEGGVEEEPPLEVKIELPVDAHVPHDYAPGERLRLQAYRAIASANTEEDVKAVREELVDRYGKLPEPVENLLLVAGLRMLARACGVGEVVLQGNNIRFAPVELRESQELRLKRLYPGTVIKPSVHQVLVPRPKTAKVGGKPLVGRELLGWVGEFLTSVLGS; encoded by the coding sequence ATGAGTCTGCACGGTCTGCTCGACGCCGTAGTCAAGGACACCGCCCTGGCGGAAGCGATCACGGCGGCCGCGGACGGCAACCGCATGCACGTCGACCTGGTCGGCCCCCCGGCGGCCCGCCCCTTCGCGATCGCGGCCCTCGCGCGCGAGTCCGGCCGCACCGTCCTCGCCGTCACCGCGACCGGCCGGGAGGCCGAGGACCTCGCGGCGGCGCTGCGCTCCCTGCTGCCCGAGCAGGGCGTCGTGGAGTACCCCTCCTGGGAGACCCTGCCCCACGAGCGCCTCAGCCCCCGCAGCGACACCGTGGGCCGCCGCCTGGCCGTGCTGCGCCGGCTCGCCCACCCCCGGCCCGACGACCCGGAGACCGGACCGGTCTCCGTGGTGGTGGCCCCCGTGCGCTCCGTCCTCCAGCCGCAGGTCAAGGGCCTCGGCGACCTGGAGCCCGTCGCGCTGCGCAGCGGTCAGACCGCCGATCTGAACGCCGTGGTGGACGCCCTCGCGGCCGCCGCCTACGCGCGCGTGGAGCTCGTCGAGAAGCGCGGCGAGTTCGCCGTGCGCGGCGGCATCCTCGACGTCTTCCCGCCCACCGAGGAACACCCCCTGCGCATCGAGTTCTGGGGCGACGACGTCGAGGAGATCCGGTACTTCAAGGTCGCCGACCAGCGCTCTCTGGAGGTCGCCGAGCACGGCCTGTGGGCGCCGCCCTGCCGCGAGCTGCTGCTCACCGACGAGGTGCGCGAGCGGGCGCGCGTGCTCGCCGAGCAGCACCCGGAGCTGGGCGAGCTGCTCGGCAAGATCGCCGAGGGCATCGCCGTCGAGGGCATGGAGTCCCTGGCGCCGGTCCTCGTCGACGACATGGAGCTGCTGCTCGACGTCCTGCCCAAGGGGTCCATGGCCGTCGTCGCCGACCCCGAGCGGGTCCGCACCCGCGCCGCCGACCTGGTGGCGACCTCGCAGGAGTTCCTGCAGGCGTCCTGGGCGGCCACCGCGGGCGGTGGCGAGGCCCCCATCGACGTCGGCGCGGCCTCCCTGTGGTCCATCGCGGACGTCCGCGACCGGGCCCGCGAGCTGGACATGATGTGGTGGTCGGTGTCGCCGTTCGCCGCCGACGACGAGCTCGACGCGGACACCCTCAAGCTGGGCATGCGCGCCCCCGAGGCCTACCGCGGCGACACCGCGAAGGCGCTGGCCGACACCAAGGGCTGGCTCGCCGACGGCTGGCGCACGGTCTTCGTGACCGAGGGCCACGGCCCGGCGGCCCGCACCGTCGAGGTGCTCGGCGGCGAGGGCGTCCCGGCCCGTCTGACCATCGACCTGGACGAGATCTCCCCGTCCGTCGTGCACGTCGCCTGCGGCTGTATCGACTACGGCTTCGTGGACCCCGCGCTCGGCCTGGCCGTCCTCACCGAGACCGACCTGACCGGGCAGAAGGCGGCCGGCCGCGAGGGCGCCCGGATGCCGGCCCGCCGCCGCAAGACCATCGACCCGCTCACCCTGGAGGCGGGCGACTACATCGTCCACGAGCAGCACGGCGTCGGCCGGTACATCGAGATGGTGCAGCGCACCGTGCAGGGCGCGACCCGCGAGTACCTGGTCGTGGAGTACGCCCCCGCCAAGCGCGGCCAGCCCGGCGACCGGCTCTACATCCCCACCGACCAGCTGGAGCAGATCACCAAGTACGTCGGCGGCGAGGCGCCCACCCTGCACCGCCTCGGCGGCGCCGACTGGACGAAGACGAAGGCCCGCGCGAAGAAGGCCGTGAAGGAGATCGCGGCCGACCTGATCAAGCTGTACAGCGCGCGCATGGCCGCGCCGGGCCACGCCTTCGGCGGCGACACCCCGTGGCAGCGCGAGCTTGAGGACGCCTTCCCGTACGCCGAGACCCCGGACCAGCTGACGACGATCGCCGAGGTCAAGGAGGACATGGAGAAGTCGGTCCCGATGGACCGCCTGATCTGCGGCGACGTCGGCTACGGCAAGACGGAGATCGCGGTGCGCGCCGCCTTCAAGGCGGTCCAGGACGGCAAGCAGGTCGCCGTGCTCGTGCCGACGACCCTGCTGGTCCAGCAACACTTCGGCACGTTCTCCGAGCGCTACTCGCAGTTCCCGGTCAACGTGCGCGCGCTGTCCCGCTTCCAGACCGACACGGAGGCGAGGGCGGTCCTGGAGGGGCTGCGCGACGGTTCGGTGGACGTCGTCATCGGCACCCACCGGCTGTTCTCGTCCGAGACCAAGTTCAAGGACCTCGGTCTGGTCATCGTCGACGAGGAGCAGCGCTTCGGCGTCGAGCACAAGGAGCAGCTGAAGAAGCTGCGCGCCAACGTCGACGTCCTGACGATGTCCGCGACCCCGATCCCGAGAACGCTGGAGATGGCGGTCACCGGCATCCGCGAGATGTCCACGATCACCACCCCGCCGGAGGAGCGGCACCCGGTGCTCACCTTCGTCGGACCGTACGAGGAGAAGCAGATCGGCGCGGCGATCCGCCGTGAGCTGCTGCGCGAGGGCCAGGTCTTCTACATCCACAACCGCGTCGAGTCGATCGACCGGGCCGCCGCCCGGCTGCGCGAGATCGTCCCCGAGGCGCGGATCGCGACCGCCCACGGGCAGATGTCGGAGCAGGCGCTGGAGCAGGTCGTGGTCGACTTCTGGGAGAAGAAGTTCGACGTCCTCGTCTCCACGACGATCGTCGAGTCCGGCATCGACATCTCCAACGCCAACACCCTGATCGTGGAGCGCGGCGACAACTTCGGCCTCTCCCAGCTGCACCAGCTGCGCGGCCGCGTCGGCCGGGGCCGCGAGCGCGGCTACGCCTACTTCCTGTACCCGCCGGAGAAGCCGCTCACGGAGACCGCGCACGAACGGCTCGCCACCATCGCCCAGCACACCGAGATGGGCGCGGGCATGTACGTGGCCATGAAGGACCTGGAGATCCGCGGCGCCGGAAACCTGCTGGGCGGCGAGCAGTCCGGGCACATCGCGGGCGTCGGCTTCGACCTCTACGTCCGCATGGTCGGCGAGGCGGTGGCCGACTACCGCGCCTCGCTGGAGGGCGGCGTGGAGGAGGAGCCGCCGCTGGAGGTCAAGATCGAGCTCCCCGTCGACGCGCACGTCCCGCACGACTACGCGCCCGGCGAGCGGCTGCGCCTCCAGGCGTACCGCGCCATCGCCTCCGCCAACACGGAGGAGGACGTCAAGGCCGTCCGCGAGGAACTCGTCGACCGCTACGGCAAGTTGCCCGAGCCGGTGGAGAACCTTCTGCTGGTGGCCGGGCTGCGGATGCTGGCGCGTGCGTGCGGCGTCGGCGAGGTCGTGCTGCAGGGCAACAACATCCGGTTCGCACCGGTGGAGTTGCGCGAGTCGCAGGAGCTGCGGCTCAAGCGGCTGTACCCGGGCACGGTCATCAAGCCGTCGGTGCACCAGGTGCTGGTGCCGCGCCCGAAGACCGCGAAGGTCGGCGGAAAGCCGCTGGTCGGGCGGGAGTTGCTGGGCTGGGTCGGGGAGTTCCTCACTTCGGTGCTGGGGTCCTGA
- a CDS encoding Rv0909 family putative TA system antitoxin, producing the protein MGIFDRFKSNRHAQGKAGGMSDAAERKVNEKTGNKYESQVDDAQQRIERQAGMDRDKPDQP; encoded by the coding sequence ATGGGCATCTTCGACAGGTTCAAGAGCAACCGCCATGCGCAGGGCAAGGCCGGGGGCATGTCCGACGCCGCGGAGCGAAAGGTCAACGAGAAGACGGGCAACAAGTACGAGAGCCAGGTCGACGACGCTCAGCAGCGGATCGAGCGCCAGGCAGGCATGGACCGCGACAAGCCCGACCAGCCGTGA
- a CDS encoding TetR/AcrR family transcriptional regulator encodes MPQQPARQSQTSPRRPYHHGDLRRAVLTAALDVIASDGPSALSLRDLARRAGVSHAAPAHHFKDRTGLLTAIAAEGFGLLAAALAEAADLRDAGVRYVRFAREHPAHFQVMFTPGLLRADDLELATARTLAGDALRGAVSGVRPEEFGIDARMAGVAAWSLAHGFATLLLSHNLDGPVGDQDPEEAFRALAATLFRHTD; translated from the coding sequence ATGCCGCAGCAGCCCGCTCGCCAGAGCCAGACCTCTCCCCGCCGCCCGTACCACCACGGCGATCTGCGCCGGGCCGTCCTCACCGCCGCGCTCGACGTCATCGCCTCCGACGGCCCGTCCGCGCTCAGCCTGCGCGACCTCGCCCGCCGTGCCGGTGTCTCGCACGCCGCGCCGGCGCATCACTTCAAGGACCGCACCGGACTGCTCACGGCGATCGCCGCCGAAGGGTTCGGGCTGCTGGCGGCGGCGCTGGCCGAGGCGGCCGACCTGCGGGACGCGGGCGTGCGCTACGTCCGCTTCGCCCGCGAACACCCCGCGCACTTCCAGGTGATGTTCACGCCGGGGCTGCTGCGCGCCGACGATCTGGAACTGGCCACGGCCCGCACCCTCGCCGGTGACGCCCTGCGGGGCGCCGTCTCCGGTGTGCGCCCGGAGGAGTTCGGCATCGACGCCCGGATGGCCGGGGTCGCCGCGTGGTCCCTGGCCCACGGCTTCGCCACACTGCTCCTCAGCCACAACCTGGACGGCCCGGTCGGCGACCAGGACCCGGAGGAGGCCTTCCGGGCCCTGGCGGCGACCCTCTTCCGTCACACCGACTGA